Proteins encoded within one genomic window of Labrys wisconsinensis:
- a CDS encoding Pls/PosA family non-ribosomal peptide synthetase codes for MTLHLSPAPGSRACATLSGDVRPDFLREETLADIFRATARAFPDSTALARIGAPERLTYAELDRRSDAVAGALARRGVRPGDFVGLWFRRSLELHVAMLGILKAGAAFVPFDADAPAERVATCLHDARARLVLSHDAMGDKLGALAVETADLGALLAEPAAPAPEAMPGCSAPAYAIYTSGSTGTPKGIVVTHRNICHYVRAANAFLGIEAADVVLQQASIAFDLALEEIFVPYLAGATLKVATPDVLQDVDALPDRLAAEGVTVIDTVPTLLSMFGRDVDSLRLVVLGGEACPPALVQRFARPGRRIVNTYGPTEATVVATFAELVPGEAVSIGRPIANATAYVVDEDLRLVGPEEVGELLIGGPGVAPGYLNLPDLTARKFVANPFWDGPDPVLYRTGDAVSLGADGRLSFHGRIDDQVKIRGYRIELGEIEALIAAEPGVQAAAVVVHQGAAGDTLCAHLVAAEGFDPQRARRALAARLPPYMLPAAWQTHAALPRLASGKVDRKALAAIPPGQERSAAAQEPPRSWTEAQLLKAAQDVLRMPAVDLEADFFTDLGGHSMLAARFVSEVRRVPALAGIAIRDVYAHRSLRRIAVALDEGAAGAMDAADLSFEPVPLRRRVLCGLAQAVTLPVLIGIVTLEWIGLLLASTLLLGDDAPLWQDVLVLCGVFLGLNLGVKVLAVALKWLIIGRTRPGVYPLWGAYYFRIWLMERVVQLTAHKFLKGSPLMRIYLRALGAKVGRDAVIDEFEEGAIDLVSIGERASLGTKLKLANVEVIGNQVHVGRIEIGADVQIGNGCVIGGDTVIGAGAAIGDLTAVPAGTRIAEGSRWDGSPGRQTGMAEQSDPGDHPRQGAVARFVQIAFYALAYNLGLVVGLLPIFPAFYVLETLQGAVTGDPDAPLPWWLVAALSWPAALALIVVSMAVMVALRWLLLPRVRPGTYSIFGGLYLRKWFVGLTTESILETLNSLYATVFMRNWYRLMGARIGRGTEISASFAGRYDLIEMGRDNFIGDETVFGDEEIRNGWMTLRRMKTGDRCFFGNSSVIAQGCTIADDALIGIKTRLPEGLAVDAGETFCGSPPMRLPTRQKIAAAASTTYDPPFRMWLLRVAFETLHTSLPTAVLIATAYVTAGFIAARLDQGFWALLGLFTACGLVTSVAMYAMAVACKWLLIGTYRPMMRPMWSWWAMRTEAVAVIYGGLASKMLLDYLRGTPFLPWLLRPFGTRIGKGTWINTTDICEFDCTEIGDHAVLNMGSCPQTHLYEDRIMKVGRIRIGRGVTIGSGSTVLYDTEIGDFAEVKPLTLIMKGETIPAGTAWVGAPAQGGAVRAPRPATPVEDQALRLRDAAE; via the coding sequence GTGACCCTCCATCTATCACCGGCGCCCGGCAGTCGCGCCTGCGCGACGCTCAGCGGCGACGTTCGCCCCGATTTCCTGCGCGAGGAGACGCTGGCCGATATCTTCCGAGCCACGGCCAGGGCCTTCCCCGACAGCACGGCCCTGGCTCGCATCGGCGCGCCGGAGCGCCTCACCTATGCCGAGCTCGACCGGCGCTCCGATGCCGTCGCCGGCGCGCTGGCGCGTCGCGGCGTGCGCCCGGGGGACTTCGTCGGCCTGTGGTTCCGCCGCTCGCTCGAGCTGCACGTCGCCATGCTCGGCATCCTCAAGGCGGGCGCCGCCTTCGTGCCGTTCGACGCGGACGCTCCGGCGGAGCGGGTCGCGACCTGCCTGCACGATGCCCGGGCGCGCCTCGTGCTCTCGCACGATGCCATGGGCGACAAGCTGGGCGCGCTCGCCGTCGAGACCGCCGATCTCGGCGCTCTCCTGGCCGAGCCGGCGGCCCCGGCGCCCGAGGCGATGCCGGGCTGCTCCGCCCCCGCCTATGCCATCTACACCTCCGGCTCGACCGGCACGCCCAAGGGCATCGTCGTCACCCACCGCAACATCTGCCACTATGTCAGGGCTGCGAATGCCTTCCTCGGCATCGAGGCTGCCGACGTCGTCCTGCAGCAGGCCTCCATCGCCTTCGACCTGGCGCTGGAGGAGATCTTCGTTCCCTACCTCGCCGGCGCCACGCTGAAGGTGGCGACGCCCGACGTGCTCCAGGACGTCGACGCCCTGCCGGACCGCCTCGCGGCCGAGGGCGTCACGGTCATCGATACCGTGCCGACCCTCCTGTCGATGTTCGGCCGGGACGTCGACAGCCTTCGCCTCGTCGTGCTGGGCGGGGAGGCCTGCCCGCCGGCCCTGGTGCAGCGCTTCGCCAGGCCGGGGCGGCGCATCGTCAACACCTATGGCCCGACGGAGGCCACGGTGGTCGCGACCTTCGCCGAGCTCGTCCCCGGCGAGGCCGTCAGCATCGGGCGGCCGATCGCCAATGCCACCGCCTATGTCGTGGACGAGGATCTCCGGCTGGTCGGGCCGGAGGAGGTCGGCGAGCTCCTGATCGGCGGACCGGGGGTGGCCCCCGGCTACCTCAACCTGCCCGATCTCACTGCCCGCAAGTTCGTCGCCAATCCGTTCTGGGACGGGCCCGATCCGGTACTCTACCGCACGGGCGATGCGGTCAGCCTCGGCGCCGACGGACGCCTCAGCTTCCACGGCCGCATCGACGACCAGGTGAAGATCCGCGGCTATCGCATCGAGCTCGGCGAGATCGAGGCGCTGATCGCGGCCGAGCCCGGCGTGCAGGCGGCCGCCGTGGTCGTCCATCAGGGGGCGGCCGGGGACACGCTCTGCGCCCATCTCGTCGCGGCCGAAGGCTTCGATCCCCAGCGGGCACGGCGGGCCCTGGCGGCGAGGCTGCCGCCCTACATGCTGCCCGCGGCCTGGCAGACCCATGCCGCCCTGCCGCGGCTGGCCTCCGGCAAGGTCGACCGCAAGGCGCTGGCCGCGATACCGCCCGGGCAGGAACGGTCCGCCGCGGCGCAGGAGCCGCCCCGCTCCTGGACCGAGGCCCAGCTGCTCAAGGCCGCCCAGGACGTGCTGCGCATGCCGGCGGTCGACCTGGAGGCCGACTTCTTCACCGATCTCGGCGGCCATTCGATGCTGGCGGCCCGCTTCGTCTCCGAGGTGCGGCGGGTCCCCGCCCTGGCCGGCATCGCCATCCGCGACGTCTATGCCCATCGCAGCCTCAGGCGGATCGCCGTGGCGCTGGACGAGGGGGCCGCCGGAGCCATGGACGCGGCGGACCTCTCCTTCGAGCCGGTGCCGCTGCGCCGGCGGGTGCTCTGCGGCCTCGCCCAGGCCGTGACGCTGCCCGTCCTCATCGGCATCGTGACGCTGGAATGGATCGGCCTCCTCCTCGCCTCGACCCTGCTGCTCGGCGACGACGCGCCGCTCTGGCAGGACGTCCTGGTCCTGTGCGGCGTCTTCCTCGGCCTCAATCTCGGCGTGAAGGTCCTGGCCGTGGCGCTCAAATGGCTGATCATCGGCCGTACCCGTCCCGGGGTCTATCCGCTGTGGGGCGCCTATTATTTCCGCATCTGGCTGATGGAGCGGGTCGTCCAGCTCACGGCCCACAAGTTCCTCAAGGGCTCGCCGCTGATGCGCATCTACCTCAGAGCGCTCGGCGCCAAGGTCGGCCGCGATGCCGTGATCGACGAGTTCGAGGAGGGCGCCATCGACCTCGTGTCGATCGGCGAGCGCGCCAGCCTCGGCACCAAGCTCAAGCTGGCCAATGTCGAGGTGATCGGCAACCAGGTGCATGTCGGGCGCATCGAGATCGGTGCCGACGTGCAGATCGGCAATGGCTGCGTGATCGGCGGCGACACGGTGATCGGCGCCGGCGCCGCGATCGGCGACCTGACGGCGGTGCCTGCGGGCACCCGCATCGCCGAGGGCAGCCGCTGGGACGGATCGCCGGGGCGCCAGACCGGCATGGCGGAACAGTCCGACCCAGGCGATCATCCCAGGCAGGGCGCCGTCGCGCGCTTCGTCCAGATCGCCTTCTATGCCCTCGCCTACAATCTCGGGCTCGTCGTCGGCCTGCTGCCGATCTTCCCGGCCTTCTACGTCCTCGAGACGCTGCAGGGCGCGGTCACGGGCGATCCGGACGCACCTCTGCCCTGGTGGCTCGTCGCCGCGCTCTCCTGGCCGGCGGCGCTCGCGCTCATCGTCGTGTCCATGGCGGTGATGGTGGCCCTGCGCTGGCTGCTGCTGCCGCGCGTCAGACCGGGCACCTATTCGATCTTCGGCGGGCTCTATCTGCGCAAATGGTTCGTCGGGCTCACCACCGAATCCATCCTGGAGACGCTGAATTCCCTCTATGCCACCGTGTTCATGCGCAACTGGTATCGCCTGATGGGGGCCAGGATCGGTCGCGGGACCGAGATTTCCGCCAGCTTCGCCGGCCGCTACGATCTCATTGAAATGGGGCGCGACAACTTCATCGGCGACGAGACCGTGTTCGGCGACGAGGAGATCCGCAACGGCTGGATGACCCTCAGGCGGATGAAGACGGGCGACCGCTGCTTCTTCGGCAATTCCTCGGTGATCGCCCAGGGCTGCACCATTGCCGACGATGCCCTGATCGGCATCAAGACCCGTCTGCCCGAAGGGCTCGCCGTCGATGCGGGCGAGACCTTCTGCGGCAGCCCGCCCATGCGCCTGCCGACACGCCAGAAGATCGCCGCCGCGGCCAGCACGACCTATGACCCGCCATTCCGCATGTGGCTGCTGCGGGTCGCGTTCGAGACCTTGCACACCTCGCTCCCGACCGCCGTCCTGATCGCCACCGCCTATGTGACGGCCGGCTTCATCGCGGCCCGGCTCGACCAGGGCTTCTGGGCCCTGCTCGGCCTCTTCACGGCCTGCGGGCTGGTGACGTCGGTGGCGATGTACGCCATGGCGGTGGCCTGCAAGTGGCTGCTGATCGGCACCTATCGGCCGATGATGCGGCCGATGTGGTCGTGGTGGGCCATGCGGACCGAGGCCGTGGCGGTGATCTATGGCGGCCTCGCCAGCAAGATGCTGCTCGACTATCTGCGCGGGACGCCGTTCCTGCCCTGGCTGCTGCGCCCCTTCGGCACCAGGATCGGCAAGGGCACCTGGATCAACACCACGGACATCTGCGAGTTCGACTGCACCGAGATCGGCGACCACGCGGTCCTGAACATGGGATCCTGCCCGCAGACGCACCTCTACGAGGATCGCATCATGAAGGTCGGCCGGATCCGGATCGGCCGCGGCGTGACGATCGGCAGCGGCTCGACGGTGCTCTACGATACCGAGATCGGCGACTTCGCCGAGGTGAAGCCGCTGACCCTGATCATGAAGGGCGAGACCATTCCGGCCGGCACCGCCTGGGTCGGCGCTCCCGCACAGGGCGGCGCCGTCAGGGCGCCGCGGCCGGCGACGCCGGTCGAGGACCAGGCGCTGCGTCTCCGCGACGCCGCCGAGTGA
- a CDS encoding 4'-phosphopantetheinyl transferase family protein, whose product MSASAWPARPAGPVMRIGPALAVLVPAPADDAPGGGHLRITAAAAALRAATGRDDIRIHRRPSGRPALAPPYPELGVSLSRRAGMLLAAFAPDGLVGADIELDGPDSPSAPAAFAADHYSEGEAAAVGRLSGPGARDLCHRLWAAKEAVLKMSGRGVYDGLAEPDLTPHLHALARDGVAVALPAGPGLPSLRLGVRRLEGPAIGTAYCALAYAAA is encoded by the coding sequence GTGAGCGCGTCGGCATGGCCCGCCCGGCCTGCCGGCCCCGTGATGCGCATCGGCCCGGCGCTCGCCGTCCTGGTGCCGGCACCCGCCGACGACGCCCCCGGGGGAGGGCACCTGCGCATCACCGCAGCGGCCGCGGCGCTGCGCGCGGCCACGGGCCGCGACGACATCCGCATCCATCGCCGGCCCAGCGGCCGCCCGGCCCTGGCCCCGCCCTATCCGGAGCTCGGCGTGTCCCTCTCACGCCGAGCCGGCATGCTGTTGGCCGCCTTCGCGCCCGACGGGCTCGTCGGGGCGGACATCGAGCTCGACGGGCCGGATAGCCCGTCCGCACCCGCCGCCTTCGCGGCCGACCACTATTCCGAAGGCGAGGCCGCGGCGGTCGGGCGCTTGTCCGGACCCGGCGCCCGCGACCTCTGTCATCGGCTGTGGGCGGCCAAGGAGGCCGTGCTGAAGATGTCGGGGCGCGGCGTCTATGACGGCCTCGCCGAGCCCGATCTCACGCCGCATCTGCACGCGCTCGCACGGGACGGCGTCGCAGTCGCCCTGCCGGCCGGGCCGGGATTGCCATCCCTGCGGCTCGGCGTCCGCCGCCTCGAGGGGCCGGCGATCGGCACGGCCTATTGCGCCCTGGCCTATGCCGCAGCCTGA